CCCAAAGACTGGGAAGCACGCGGACCGGACGGCTCGGGTAACTACCCGTTCGATCGTCTGTACTACCGCTGGACACGCTCGGGCATGAAGGGCATCGACTTCAACGGTGGCCTGAACGAGACGACCGGCAAGTACGAGGAGATCGTCAGCGCTGGGTATTGATTGATCTCGGATCCAAAGATCATCCTCGAATAAGGATGATCAACGTGAATCTCCGACCCGGCCTGTGGACAACCGCAGGCCGGGTTTTGTTTGCATTTTGAACGATCTTAATCTGTTTTTGTTTGGGTTGCTTTGTATTTTATCTCCAGATGTGCAGATCAACCCTCGCAACTCAATCCAAAATTATGTAGTATGAAATTGTTAACGGACAGTTTATGTTTCTCCGGATACGTGGCTATCGCATTTTTCAGCTTCTCTGGCTGGAGGATGTGTTCGAACCGAAGCTCGTCTCACGTTGTTATTCATGGCATTGTGTCTGATGTGAGGACCAGCGGGTCGTTCAGTGCAGGCCCATGTGGCCGGGAGTTTGTTATGTCGATATTGTTGAAGGAGTGGCGTGCGCCGTCGCGTCCAAAGCGAGGGTTCACCCTCATCGAGTTGCTCGTGGTCGTTGCGATCATTGCGCTGCTCATCGGTATCCTCCTGCCAGCGCTCGGTGAGGCGCGAAGGCAGGCGAAGCTCGCACTGTCTATGTCCAACATCAAGCAGATGGGAGTGGCAACAGCCAACTACGCGTCTGACTTCAAGGACAAGATGTCGTGCTTCTCGTGGCAGGCTGGAAAAGCCATGCCGATCCAGAGCGGACTCACGACACTCATTAATGCACCGGCAGGTCCTGGAGGTGATGTGCAGGCAGCTGCGAACCAGGCTGTCGACATCCTCAGGTTCAGAGCGGGCCGTGGCAACGGCACAGCTGCGCCGATCACACAGATCCAGGGCTGGATCCCCCACGTGCTCTACTCGCACCTTGTTGTCAACGACTATCTGCAGCAGAAGCTGCCCGAACGCATGGTTGTTGATCCGGCCGACTTTGCTCGCTTGAGCTGGCAGGACGATCCGGTCAACAAGTACGAGAAGAACTTCTGGACACCAAACCAACCCTCATTCGGAGGTAACACAGACCGTCGCTGGCCGTACAGCTCCAGCTACCAGATGGTGGCCTGCGGCTACGACCGAGGCGCCCCAGTCAACGGACGTATCACACAGAGCACAGCGCACACAAGCTATTACCAGATGCCGACCAGTCCTGCTGGCGCGTTGCTCGGTGACAAGAAGCGTTCGGGTGTGTCGTTCCCCGCTGGCAAGATCGAGTGGATGATGCAGGAGCAGTACCACTTCGGCAAGCGCAACCGCTACTTTGCCGACGAGCAGGCACGGGTTCCAAACGGGTTCTTCGACGGCTCGGTCCGTGTCGTTGCCACTCGTGATTCAAACCCGGGCGGCAATCCCAACTTCCCGACCCAGGTCAACACCTACATGAACAGTGTGTATCAACCTCGCGACTGGGAAGCACGTGCTCCTGATGGCTCGGGTAACTACCCGTTCGATCGTCTGTACTACCGCTGGACACGCTCGGGCATGAAGGGCATCGACTTCAACGGTGGCCTGAACGAGACGACCGGCAAGTACGAGGAGATCGTCAGCGCTGGGTATTGATTGATCTCGGATCCAAAGATCATCCTCGAATGAGGATGATCAACGTGAATCTCCGACCCGGCCCGTGGACAACCGCAGGCCGGGTTTTCTTCGTAATTGAGCAAACAAGCTGCATTTACATGAACATTTTCGACTTTTTGCCATCAAATCAGGTCTTTGTTTGGATTTATTTCTGGTTTACCGCGAATCATCTCTTAGAATGCATTTGGACGAAACTGACATAGAGCGATCAACAGTGACAGCGTTGTATGCAAAGACGTCAGCAGCATTTTTCAGCTTCTCTGGCTGGAGGATGTGTTCGAACCGAAGCTCGTCTCACGTTGTTATTCATGGCATTGTGTCTGATGTGAGGACCAGCGGGTCGTTCAGTGCAGGCCCATGTGGCCGGGAGTTTGTTATGTCGATATTGTTGAAGGAGTGGCGTGCGCCGTCGCGTCCAAAGCGAGGGTTCACCCTCATCGAGTTGCTCGTGGTCGTTGCGATCATCGCGCTGCTCATCGGTATCCTCCTGCCAGCGCTCGGTGAGGCGCGAAGGCAGGCGAAGCTCGCACTGTCTATGTCCAACATCAAGCAGATGGGAGTGGCAACAGCCAACTACGCGTCTGACTTCAAGGACAAGATGTCGTGCTTCTCGTGGCAGGCTGGAAAAGCCATGCCGATCCAGAGCGGACTCACGACGCTCATCACTGCACCAACCGGTGCCAATGGCGATGTGCAGGCAGCTGCGAACCAGGCTGTCGACATCCTCAGGTTCAGAGCGGGTCGTGGCAACGGCACAGCTGCGCCGATCACACAGATCCAGGGCTGGATCCCCCACGTGCTCTACTCGCACCTTGTTGTCAACGACTATCTGCAGCAGAAGCTGCCCGAACGCATGGTTGTTGATCCGGCCGACTTTGCTCGCTTGAGCTGGCAGGACGATCCGGTCAACAAGTTCGAAAAGAACTTCTGGACGCCGAATCAGGTACCGTTTGCTGGCAATGACACCCGTCGCTGGCCGTACAGCTCCAGCTACCAGATGGTGGCCTGCGGCTACGACCGAGGCGCCCCAGTCAACGGACGTATCGTACAGAGCGCAGCGAGCACAAGCGCATACCAGATGCCGACCAGTCCTGCTGGCGCGTTGCTTGGTGACAAGAAGCGTTCGGGTGTGTCGTTCCCCGCTGGCAAGATCGAGTGGATGATGCAGGAGCAGTACCACTTCGGCAAGCGCAACCGCTACTTTGCCGACGAGCAGGCACGGGTTCCAAACGGGTTCTTCGACGGCTCGGTCCGTGTCGTTGCCACTCGTGATTCAAACCCGGGCGGCAATCCCAACTTCCCGACCCAGGTCAACACCTACATGGCCAGCGTGTATATCCCCAAAGACTGGGAAGCACGCGGACCGGACGGCTCGGGTAACTACCCGTTCGATCGTCTGTACTACCGCTGGACACGCTCGGGCATGAAGGGCATCGACTTCAACGGTGGCCTGAACGAGACGACCGGCAAGTACGAGGAGATCGTCAGCGCTGGGTATTGATTGATCTCGGATCCAAAGATCATCCTCGAATGAGGATGATCAACGTGAATCTCCGACCCGGCCTGTGGACAACCGCAGGCCGGGTTTTTATACCATCGCGCAATCAGATTTCATATTGGACTTTTCAGGGAACCTCGTGATTTCGCCGACGAATCTGTGGTAAAATGTTTCCAGCACACTGCTTTATGAGCATTTGAGGTGCTGCACATGCGAAAAGACTTTGGACAACCCAGTACGGCATCTCTTCTTTGCAAGAAACAAAGTTTTCGTAACTGGAAGGGATTTACACTGATTGAGCTGCTCGTGGTCGTTGCGATCATTGCGCTGCTCATCGGTATCCTCCTGCCAGCGCTCGGTGAGGCGCGAAGGCAGGCGAAGCTCGCACTGTCTATGTCCAACATCAAGCAGATGGGAGTGGCGACAGCCAACTACGCATCTGACTTCAACGGACTCACCGCATCGTTTTCATGGCAGCCTGGCAAGCCGATGCCAACCCAGTACCCAGATCTTGTTATGGTCCCATCAACCCAACCGATGCAGGCCGCAGCAAACCAAGCAGTCGATATACTGCGTAGGAGAACAGGCAGAGAGAATCCCAGTTCAAACGGATTTGTTGTCATGACCCAGTGGATTCCGTTTGTTCTTTATTCACATCTTGTCGTCAACGACTATCTACAGCAGAAGCTGCCCGAACGCATGGTTGTCGATCCTGCTGATTATGCACGTCTGAGCTGGCAGGACGATCCAATCAACAAGTTTGATACCGGCTTCTGGCAACCTGTGCAGCCTCCGCCATCACAGAACAACCGTCGCTGGCCATACAGTTCCAGTTACCAGTACGTTCCCGCAGCCTATGACAGGAGCAATGTCGGCGCACGCATTGAACAGGGACAGTTTACCGAGGTGTACGTGTATGGCGAGAACACGAGACTCGGCCAGCGCTCACGTGCGTCGGTCTCATTTCCAAGCCGGAAGGTGGAGTGGATGATGGAAGCACAACTCCACTTCGGCAAACGCGACAGGTACTTTGCTGATCCACAGGCCCGGGTGCTCAACGGGTTCTTTGATGGTTCGGTGCGAATCGTTGCGACAACCGATGCGAATCCTGGTGGTGCTCCAAACTCGCCGCAACTGCTCGCTGTACACGTACCGCTCAGCACAGCAAACTATTACCCCTCGTCGTGGGAACCAAAGAATCCTCGCGGCGACCACGGCATCTACCCGTTCCAGGCATTGTACTATCGCTGGACTCGCTCCGGCCTGAAGGGTATTGACCTGAACGGGGGCGAGAACGACAACGGCACATTCAACGAGATCGTTTCCTCAGCGTATTAAAGCGTCACCAGTTTCATGTGAAATCCCTAACTGCGAGGCTCTACACTGGGGCACGTTTTTTCATCGCGCATTGGGCAGGAGTTCACAATGAAAGTGCTTATCGCAGACAAGTTCGAGGACTTCGGCATTGATGCCCTGAAGAGGCTTGGGTGTGAGGTCAGTTCAGATCCCTCTCTCAGCCCCGAGACGCTAATTGCAGCAATCAGCGCGTTTCAGCCAGATATTCTCATTGTTCGATCGACGAAGGTCCCCGCAGCTGTCATTGATGCTGCTTCCAGTGTCAAACTCATCATTCGTGCTGGCGCAGGGTACGACAATATCGATTGTGCCGCTGCTGCAGCAAGGCACATCGGTGTGTGCAACTGCCCGGGGATGAACGCGATAGCTGTCGCTGAACTTGCGATGGGTCATCTCATCGCGTGTGATCGAAATCTCATGGACCAGAAAACTGCATTGATGCAGGGCAAGTGGAACAAGAAAGGGTTCGCTGGCGCGCGCGGGCTCAAGGGATCAACGCTGGGAATCGTTGGGCTTGGTGCGATTGGCAAAGAACTGGCAAAGCGCGCTCGTGCATTTGACATCAACCTGATCATCTGGTCACGTTCCATCACACCCGAAGCTGCAGCCGAACTGGGCGCAACATGCGCTGGCAACGATCGTGCAGCGCTGCTGAACATGCTCCCGCAGTGTGATCATGTGTCGATTCATGTTGCATCCGCGCCGGACACGGATGGGATGTGCGATGAGACGTTTTTCGCCGCAATGAAACCGGGTTCGACATTTATCAATACGGCTCGCGGAAGTGTGTGCGATGAGCAAGCACTTATCGATGCTATCAAAGCAAAGAACATCCGCGCAGGCGTTGATGTGTATGCGCATCAGCCCGGCACGGGTGAAGCAGATTTCACCTGTGAAGTTGCTTCGCTGCCCGGGTGTTCCGTTTCCCACCACAACGGCGCATCAACCGATCAGGCCCAGCGCGCTGTTGCTGAAGAAACTGTGCGCATTGTGAAGCAGTTCATGGACTCCGGCGAGTTCCTGCATCGTGTGAACTGAAAAGGGAGGCCCGTTGCCTCCCTCTGATCGATCAGTTGTTTCAAGCACTCAGCCGCGGTACGACTCAACCGCCTGTGCAATCAGACGCGCACCGAACCCCGTTGGGCCGGGGATGAACGGACCTGAATCCTTGTCTGTCGCGTGTGTGCCAGCGATATCGAGATGGCACCACGGGATGCTGCCGTCGACAAAGTAGCTCAGGAACGCTGCTCCCTGGATAGGATGCGCCTCGCGAACGGGCGCTGAGTTTACGATATCTGCAATTGGTGATTTCATCATTGCACGATACTCGGCATGATGGGGCAGACGCCATACGCGTTCGCCCGATCGACCGGATGCCTCCTCAACCGCTGTTCGCAGTTTGTCGTCATCGCACCACATGCCGCAGTGAACAGAACCGAGTGCAACAACAACACCGCCGGTGAGTGTTGCGCAGTCAAAGATTGCAGCGGGGTCCTCCATCTCGCACGCCCAGCACAGACCATCTGCAAGTACGAGTCTGCCTTCGGCATCGGTATTGGTCACCTCAACCGTCACACCATTGCGGTATGTGATGACATCGTCAGGACGGTATGCTTCGTCGCTGATCGAGTTCTCTGCACACATGAGCAGCGCAACAACAGGCACACGGGGCTTGATGGTTGTTGCGATCGCATGCATCGCACCAATAACCGCGCATCCACCATCCTTGTCGCGCTTCATGCCCTTCATGCCGTTGTTGATCTTGAGACTCAAACCACCTGAGTCATAGGTCATTGTCTTGCCGACCAGTACGATCGGCTTTGATCGGGCGCTTCCGCGCGGCGGTGTGTACTCAAGGCGCACCATGCACGGCGCATTCTCTGACGCTTTGCCAACATTGATAAGGCCAACAAATCGTTCTTTTTCAAGCTGTTCGCCCTTGAACACGGTGCATTTCAGACCAACTGAACGAGCCATCTCCTCACAGGCCTTTGCCATGTACTCAGGCGTTGCGATGTTGGGTGGTGTCTGTGACAGTGTTCGCGTCACGTTGGATGACTTTGCGAGTTCCAGCCCGCGCTCAATCCCATGATGCATCACTCGATCGGAGCAATGCACGTGCAGATTGGTGCGCGTTGGCAATGTCGTTGCCGTTCCTCGTAAATGGTCAAAGTTCCACGAGATCAAACCAAGACCAACGCCGATCGCCTCGGCAAGTTCACCTTTATCACGCTTGAGTTGCGATGCAGGACCTGCAAGGTCTACTTCTACTGAAGTCGCATTGATCGCGCTGAGTTTGCGACCGATCATACCGCCGACTGTGCGCATGGCGCTTCGGCAGCAGTCTGCCTTTGCACCAAGACCAATGAGAAGCACACGACCGCATCCCTTGACACCGAACACCTCAACAATCGAACCCAGTGCGCCGGTCGCATCATTGCGTGACAGCGCGGCAGAAATCAGACCGTTTGTGTCGTGAGCGCGCGTCTTTGTGTCGAGCTTCTCGCCCTGGAAGTATCCGATAGCGAGCGCATCAACAGTGGATGTGCGGGAGGTTGCAACAGTAACGGATTGAAACATGGAAATCGATCCTTATCTTGCTTTGTGTGTATGGTGAGAAAAATCACCTGAAACTGAGGCGGTTACTTTAGGTCGTCCGGAAGCTTCGCGTGAATCTTTTTCAGATCCTCAGCCCTGTCTCGCGGCATAATCAGCGTTGCATTCGGCGTCGTGATAACGATAAGATCACTGCACCCCAGCATTGCCACAGTGTGTCCAGCCTGCCCCGCAACGAGATTGCCCGAACTGTTTTCACTGACCACCTGCACACCGCTGGCACGGTTGTTGTTCGAATCCGCAACCAGTGTCTCGGCGTAGCTTGGCCACGATCCAACATCCAGCCATGACAGATCCATCAGTACCGTGCAAACAGCGGAGGGCGACTCGCGCGACGCAGGCTCCATGACAGCATAGTCGATACTCTTCTTTTCGAGTGTCGGATACAACTCGCACAGTGTTTCCTGCTGCGCCGATGTCCCCCACTGCTGCTGGATCGCGCGGAGAGTATTGTAGATTGCTGGCATGTGCTTGTGCAGACGCTGCATGATGGTCGACGCGCGCCAGACAAACATGCCGCTGTTCCATCCGAAATCGCCGGACACAAGGTATTGCTTCGCGGTCACTTCATTCGGCTTTTCAACAAACCTCTCCACAGAGAATGCGATGGGGTTGCCGTTGTATGTTGCGCCTGGATCCGCGAGCGCGTGGGCACGCTGCACATATCCGAACCCGGTGGCTGGGTACGTCGGCTGGATTGAGAACGTCACGAGACGTGATGGCTCAGCTTCAACAAGTGAGAATCCTACTGCCATGCGCGCTGCGAACACATCGACAGGCTCGATGATATGGTCGGCTGTCAGAATGCAGAACACAGCGTCGGGATCGTGCTTCTCAAGCACCGCCGCTGCAAACCCAACCGCACTGGTTGTGTCCCGTCCCTCCGGCTCTCCCAACAGGTTCTCGCGCGGCACCTGTGGGAGTGAGGTTGCAATCTGATCAATGTATGCCTGCCCAGTGCAGATAAAAACACGCTCGATTGGGACAACGCGAGTCGCGCGCTCAACCGCGAGTTGAAGCAGCGATTTAGCCTGCTCGTCTCGCTCAATAAACGGGATCAACTGCTTGGGCGTGGATTTTCGCGACATCGGCCAGAGACGCGTTCCTGCTCCCCCGGCCATGATGACAGCATACCGATGCTCTGTGAAATCAGTCATGCGGGAGTTTAGACGACGTAAAACGCTGCCGTTGAGTTACTGGGTTGCAGGGACCATCGCGATAAACTCGGGACCGCCATGCTCCTCGGTCAGCCACTCGCTGAAAACACCAACGGTCTCGATGGCTTCCATGTAGATCGTCCACTGGAACATCAACCACAACAGCATGACAACACCGAGCCATGCTGCCAGTTCTCCGACCTGTGATCGCCGACAGAAGAACAGCAACACAATAGCGGTACCAGCGGTTGCTATCTTGTACCCGATCACATGCAACGGATTACCCGAAGCCATGACAAACCTTGCGATGGGATTTCCCTCAAGAAAGCCTGGACCCATCGCATGTGCCAGCGTCATGTACAGGTCACCGCAGGAGAGAAGTGTAATGGCGATCAGCAACCAGATAACACGGCGCGACCGATGCGAGGGCGATGCCCATTCCTGGATAACGTTTGCAATCCAGCGGGTTGATTGTGCCAGGCTGTGTGGCTGAGAAGCCAGCGCCATACCGTACCCTCCGCACGAAAGATCAAACTGATTCGTCTATACGGGTCGGTCTCCTCTGGAATTGCGCAATTCTTTTGTCTCGGGCTGACCAAAGGCACAAGTTGCGCCGAATAGAACACTGGTGCCGGTTGTCTGCATTGGAGTGATTTTCATGAAGTTCCAGCGGGAAACACAGCAGAAGCTGGTGCAGGCTCGTGGAACACCTTCATTTTCCACGCCTCCGGGCCCGACCTATAACTACCAGCAGATGCGAATGCGTTGTTGTTCTGAAATCACCCGACTTCGTGGAACACTGAGTCTGATTGCTGTTACGCTGGTGTTGTTTGTCGCCAGCACCCGCGCACACGCGCAGGTTGAAGGCAACCCCGTCTATCTGAACGACTCGCCCCGAGCTGCAGCCATTCTTCGCGATCTCCCGAATATGGTGCGGGTCGGCAACCAGACTGAAGCAGTCAGATCGCTGCAGACGCTGCTCACGCAGGAACCCGACCGGGTGATCAACACTATGGGCTGGGCAGAACCGCATGCAGGAACTGCTCGTTCGATGGTTGACCCGCAGCGCTGGTTAAATGAGGACAAGGACCTGTTTGTCTCTGTCCGTTCACAGGTTCACGCAGCATTGCTCGCATCGCCCGAGCTGCTGGACCGGTACCGGCGCACGTATGAGCCAGAAGCAAAGGCTGCACTCGAACGAGGTGAGCACGAGCAGGTTGAAGCGCATTATCTTCTAACATCTTCTGGCTTTGTTGCAGCGCTTCGTATCGCGCAGGATCAGATTGAGCACGCGCATTTCGGAAGCGCATACCGCACGCTCTGCCAGCTTGAGCACCATCCAGAGATGCAGGACGATGCGATGCGAACTCGGGCAGCATCGATCGCTATTAATCTTGTTTCATGGAGTGCATCACAGGACGCTGTCGCACTTGCTGGGCGTTGGTCCAGCGGGATTGCAGGTATGCAGGTTCCTGTTTCACCAAACACGTGGCCGGATCGCGCGCGCCTGCAGCAAATCGATCTGCTCAATAGCGCGAGCGATCTTGTACCAGAGAACAACAGGCAAACTGTCGCGACACAGATTCCGGATGAGCCTCTCAACACTATCGCACTTGATTGGCCGGAACGCGTCAGCAATACAAGCACACTCAGCCCGCCCGAGCTCCGCGACGAATCCGGCAACGTGATCAGCAACACACTCTGGGTGTTCCCATCCGTATGGAATGATCTGTTGATTATCAACGATGGAGTCTGGATCCGCGCGCTGGATCGGTACACGCTCGAACCGGTCTGGCACACCATGCCACAAATGACACCGGGTGCCCAAGGCATCGACAGCGAGCAATCCAAAGCATGGCGCATCAGGCTGGAAATGACCGCGGGCAAGGATATGGCAGATCCCACAACGGTCAGCATCACCGATGGTGTCGTTGTCGCAACAACCGGGCTGGCAGATCCCTCATCAAACAACCGCAATGGTGATCCCCGTGTGCACGGCTTCAAAGCCGAAACCGGCGAGGTGATGTGGAGTGTCAACGTCCAGTCGCTCGATCCGACACTTGCAAACACCACGATTCGAGGACCGGTCGCTATTGATGACGGCATTGCTGTTGTCACCCTTATCTCCAGCGGACAAAGCACCCGTGTCAAGAGTCGGTATCTCGTCGGTCTTGATCTGTGGACTGGCGCGTTTCGGTGGTCACGTCTTGTCGGCATTGAGGGATGGGTGCCGTGGCAGCCGGAACAGCGCGAGCGCGTTGTGAACGCGAGCATTGCCACCGACGGATGCGTATTCACCACAGACAAACTCGGTGTCATTGCAGCCTACGAGATCTCCAACGGCCGCCCGTTGTGGGTTCGTCAGTTCGACACACCCGCACAGGTCACGCT
Above is a genomic segment from Phycisphaeraceae bacterium containing:
- a CDS encoding phosphoglycerate dehydrogenase, which produces MKVLIADKFEDFGIDALKRLGCEVSSDPSLSPETLIAAISAFQPDILIVRSTKVPAAVIDAASSVKLIIRAGAGYDNIDCAAAAARHIGVCNCPGMNAIAVAELAMGHLIACDRNLMDQKTALMQGKWNKKGFAGARGLKGSTLGIVGLGAIGKELAKRARAFDINLIIWSRSITPEAAAELGATCAGNDRAALLNMLPQCDHVSIHVASAPDTDGMCDETFFAAMKPGSTFINTARGSVCDEQALIDAIKAKNIRAGVDVYAHQPGTGEADFTCEVASLPGCSVSHHNGASTDQAQRAVAEETVRIVKQFMDSGEFLHRVN
- a CDS encoding leucyl aminopeptidase family protein, with translation MFQSVTVATSRTSTVDALAIGYFQGEKLDTKTRAHDTNGLISAALSRNDATGALGSIVEVFGVKGCGRVLLIGLGAKADCCRSAMRTVGGMIGRKLSAINATSVEVDLAGPASQLKRDKGELAEAIGVGLGLISWNFDHLRGTATTLPTRTNLHVHCSDRVMHHGIERGLELAKSSNVTRTLSQTPPNIATPEYMAKACEEMARSVGLKCTVFKGEQLEKERFVGLINVGKASENAPCMVRLEYTPPRGSARSKPIVLVGKTMTYDSGGLSLKINNGMKGMKRDKDGGCAVIGAMHAIATTIKPRVPVVALLMCAENSISDEAYRPDDVITYRNGVTVEVTNTDAEGRLVLADGLCWACEMEDPAAIFDCATLTGGVVVALGSVHCGMWCDDDKLRTAVEEASGRSGERVWRLPHHAEYRAMMKSPIADIVNSAPVREAHPIQGAAFLSYFVDGSIPWCHLDIAGTHATDKDSGPFIPGPTGFGARLIAQAVESYRG
- a CDS encoding prepilin-type N-terminal cleavage/methylation domain-containing protein, which gives rise to MRKDFGQPSTASLLCKKQSFRNWKGFTLIELLVVVAIIALLIGILLPALGEARRQAKLALSMSNIKQMGVATANYASDFNGLTASFSWQPGKPMPTQYPDLVMVPSTQPMQAAANQAVDILRRRTGRENPSSNGFVVMTQWIPFVLYSHLVVNDYLQQKLPERMVVDPADYARLSWQDDPINKFDTGFWQPVQPPPSQNNRRWPYSSSYQYVPAAYDRSNVGARIEQGQFTEVYVYGENTRLGQRSRASVSFPSRKVEWMMEAQLHFGKRDRYFADPQARVLNGFFDGSVRIVATTDANPGGAPNSPQLLAVHVPLSTANYYPSSWEPKNPRGDHGIYPFQALYYRWTRSGLKGIDLNGGENDNGTFNEIVSSAY
- a CDS encoding prepilin-type N-terminal cleavage/methylation domain-containing protein, coding for MSILLKEWRAPSRPKRGFTLIELLVVVAIIALLIGILLPALGEARRQAKLALSMSNIKQMGVATANYASDFKDKMSCFSWQAGKAMPIQSGLTTLITAPTGANGDVQAAANQAVDILRFRAGRGNGTAAPITQIQGWIPHVLYSHLVVNDYLQQKLPERMVVDPADFARLSWQDDPVNKFEKNFWTPNQVPFAGNDTRRWPYSSSYQMVACGYDRGAPVNGRIVQSAASTSAYQMPTSPAGALLGDKKRSGVSFPAGKIEWMMQEQYHFGKRNRYFADEQARVPNGFFDGSVRVVATRDSNPGGNPNFPTQVNTYMASVYIPKDWEARGPDGSGNYPFDRLYYRWTRSGMKGIDFNGGLNETTGKYEEIVSAGY
- a CDS encoding prepilin-type N-terminal cleavage/methylation domain-containing protein, with the protein product MSILLKEWRAPSRPKRGFTLIELLVVVAIIALLIGILLPALGEARRQAKLALSMSNIKQMGVATANYASDFKDKMSCFSWQAGKAMPIQSGLTTLINAPAGPGGDVQAAANQAVDILRFRAGRGNGTAAPITQIQGWIPHVLYSHLVVNDYLQQKLPERMVVDPADFARLSWQDDPVNKYEKNFWTPNQPSFGGNTDRRWPYSSSYQMVACGYDRGAPVNGRITQSTAHTSYYQMPTSPAGALLGDKKRSGVSFPAGKIEWMMQEQYHFGKRNRYFADEQARVPNGFFDGSVRVVATRDSNPGGNPNFPTQVNTYMNSVYQPRDWEARAPDGSGNYPFDRLYYRWTRSGMKGIDFNGGLNETTGKYEEIVSAGY
- a CDS encoding NTP transferase domain-containing protein, with the protein product MTDFTEHRYAVIMAGGAGTRLWPMSRKSTPKQLIPFIERDEQAKSLLQLAVERATRVVPIERVFICTGQAYIDQIATSLPQVPRENLLGEPEGRDTTSAVGFAAAVLEKHDPDAVFCILTADHIIEPVDVFAARMAVGFSLVEAEPSRLVTFSIQPTYPATGFGYVQRAHALADPGATYNGNPIAFSVERFVEKPNEVTAKQYLVSGDFGWNSGMFVWRASTIMQRLHKHMPAIYNTLRAIQQQWGTSAQQETLCELYPTLEKKSIDYAVMEPASRESPSAVCTVLMDLSWLDVGSWPSYAETLVADSNNNRASGVQVVSENSSGNLVAGQAGHTVAMLGCSDLIVITTPNATLIMPRDRAEDLKKIHAKLPDDLK